TCGTCGAATCGGACTACGCCTGGGTGACGCAGACGCTGCTCGATCTCGCGCAGAAGCACTGCCAGGGGCGCGTCGTGTCGGTGCTGGAAGGTGGCTATGAGCTGCATGCGCTCGGCCGCAGCGTGATGACCCACCTCAAGGTGCTCTCGGGGCTGTAGCCGCGGCGTTCAGCGCAGCAGGATCGCCGCCGCGACCTTCCGGCCTTCGGCGGCCAGGATGTTGTACGTGCGGCACGCCGCCATGGCGTCCATGGTCTCCAGGCCGGTGCCCGCCTGCAGGATGATCCGCTGCAGGGATGCCGGCGGGAAGCGCAGGCGCGCGCCGGTGCCGAGCAGCACCACTTCGGCGCCAAGGCCGCGCAGGAACTCGAAGTGCGCCGGGCCGAGCGCTTCGAATGCCGGCGCGTCCCAGGGCGCGATGATGCGCTCCGGCATCAGCACCAGGCTCGTTTCGTGGCGCACGCCGTTGACGGCGACATAGCCGTCGCCGTAACCGGAGAAAAGGTTCACGCCGGGTGCGGTGGCGAGATGGAATTTCATGCGACGGCATCGACCTGGATTTGCCGCACATGGCGGCGCATCCTAAAATAATAGCTTTTTTTGCCTCGCCTAACCGCCCCCCGATCCCATGGAAGAGTTCAGCCGCATCCGGCGCCTGCCGCCCTACGTGTTCAACATCACCGGCGAGCTCAAGGCCGCGGCGCGCAAGCGTGGCGAGGACATCATCGACTTCGGCATGGGCAATCCCGATGGACCGACGCCGAAGCACATCGTCGACAAGCTGATCGAGACCGTGCAGCGTCCGGATACCCATCGCTATTCGGTGTCCAAGGGCATTCCGCGTCTGCGGCGGGCGATCTGCAACTGGTATCGCGAGCGCTACGACGTGGAACTCGATCCGGACAGCGAGGCGATCGTCACCATCGGTTCGAAGGAAGGCATCGCGCATCTCACGC
The DNA window shown above is from Betaproteobacteria bacterium and carries:
- a CDS encoding Mth938-like domain-containing protein translates to MKFHLATAPGVNLFSGYGDGYVAVNGVRHETSLVLMPERIIAPWDAPAFEALGPAHFEFLRGLGAEVVLLGTGARLRFPPASLQRIILQAGTGLETMDAMAACRTYNILAAEGRKVAAAILLR